A genomic window from Sulfurimonas sp. hsl 1-7 includes:
- a CDS encoding protein-L-isoaspartate(D-aspartate) O-methyltransferase — MDRIKATKTAKLAQDCEAKMGGLDEYVKKAIALTDREAFVPMGFRHNAYKLDALPIGSNQYISSPLTVAKMTEYLIPRGADRVLEVGCGSGYQAAVLSHLFRGVFTIERIESLILEAKKRFRDLGLNNIHTRTDDGQNGWIQYAPYDRILFSATAKEIPAKLFEQLADDGILVAPIEQADGKQVITRFMKRGDRIIEEELEDCDFVPILDGVVK, encoded by the coding sequence ATGGATAGGATAAAAGCGACAAAAACGGCAAAGTTAGCTCAAGATTGTGAAGCAAAAATGGGTGGTTTAGATGAGTATGTGAAAAAAGCGATAGCATTAACGGATCGAGAGGCTTTTGTTCCTATGGGCTTTAGACATAATGCTTATAAGTTAGATGCTTTGCCGATAGGCTCAAACCAATATATAAGTTCTCCGCTAACAGTTGCAAAAATGACTGAGTACCTGATCCCAAGAGGGGCAGACAGAGTATTGGAAGTTGGTTGCGGCAGCGGATATCAAGCAGCTGTACTTTCCCACCTTTTCCGCGGTGTTTTTACGATCGAGAGAATTGAGAGTTTGATCCTTGAAGCGAAAAAAAGGTTTCGTGATCTAGGGCTAAATAACATCCATACACGTACCGATGACGGGCAAAACGGCTGGATCCAGTATGCTCCGTACGATCGTATCCTCTTCTCGGCAACTGCAAAAGAGATCCCTGCAAAACTCTTTGAACAGCTTGCTGATGACGGGATCTTGGTAGCTCCTATAGAACAAGCAGATGGTAAGCAGGTGATTACACGTTTTATGAAGCGAGGTGATCGCATTATAGAAGAGGAACTCGAAGATTGTGACTTTGTCCCTATTTTGGATGGTGTTGTAAAATAG
- a CDS encoding nitrilase-related carbon-nitrogen hydrolase produces MKIEKLVTLSLKTTSDYEKNLEEFLTTIDGVEENSIIIAPEVCLSGFDYENLDKLTELSSHFSTQIQKHSQNKVVILTMLERIDGKVYNTAKVFADGELIHQRAKARLFKLGDEHKYMQEGDDSDLEIFEIAGVKIAVLICFELRFKELWQKTEGADIIAIPAWWGKSRGEHFRALTQTLAIINQCYVCASDSANDDCSVLSGIITPQGVEKRNGNNPCLEQEYKKKEISVMRRYLDVGING; encoded by the coding sequence GTGAAAATAGAAAAACTTGTTACCCTTTCATTAAAAACTACTTCAGATTACGAAAAGAATCTTGAAGAGTTTTTAACTACTATTGATGGAGTTGAAGAAAACTCTATCATCATAGCTCCTGAAGTTTGTTTAAGTGGTTTTGATTATGAAAACCTGGATAAACTGACAGAGCTCTCATCACACTTTAGCACACAGATCCAAAAACACTCACAAAACAAGGTTGTTATACTAACAATGTTAGAGCGTATAGATGGAAAAGTTTACAATACGGCTAAAGTTTTTGCAGATGGAGAACTGATCCATCAAAGAGCCAAAGCAAGACTTTTCAAACTGGGTGATGAGCACAAGTATATGCAAGAGGGTGATGACAGTGATCTTGAAATCTTTGAGATCGCGGGTGTGAAGATCGCAGTACTTATTTGTTTTGAGCTTCGTTTTAAAGAGCTGTGGCAAAAAACTGAGGGTGCCGACATTATAGCGATCCCCGCTTGGTGGGGAAAATCTCGCGGCGAGCATTTTAGAGCACTGACACAAACATTGGCAATCATCAATCAGTGTTATGTTTGTGCGAGTGACTCAGCTAATGATGATTGCAGTGTTTTAAGCGGGATCATTACACCCCAGGGTGTAGAGAAGAGAAACGGGAATAACCCTTGCTTAGAGCAGGAGTATAAGAAAAAAGAGATCTCGGTAATGAGAAGATATTTGGATGTAGGGATAAATGGATAG
- a CDS encoding transporter yields the protein MGLKKYISSLILSVSLPMAAFAEHSSDDLAKKLANPVASLISVPFQFNYDRNIGANEKGVRTTLNIQPVLPFELSKDWNLISRTIFSVMDQKDVVSGSQSGLGDTVQTFFLSPNKSNGGLIWGMGPVFLLPTATDELLGGEKWGVGPSAVLIQQEGSYNLVLLANYIKSFAGDKNRTDISSAFVNPVVSKNIPGGWTLGVQLEHTFDLKNEEDTGVGSAFISKVTQINGQTLSFSLVPKYWYETTDNSAKGFGLRGSIVFIF from the coding sequence GTGGGGTTAAAAAAATATATCAGCTCTTTGATTCTAAGCGTGAGCTTGCCTATGGCTGCTTTTGCCGAACATAGCTCTGATGATCTTGCCAAAAAGCTTGCCAACCCTGTCGCTTCACTCATCAGTGTACCTTTTCAATTTAATTACGATCGAAATATCGGTGCAAACGAAAAAGGGGTGCGAACCACACTGAACATTCAGCCTGTACTCCCTTTTGAATTGAGTAAAGACTGGAATCTGATCTCAAGGACTATATTTTCTGTAATGGATCAAAAAGATGTGGTTTCAGGATCTCAAAGTGGTCTTGGCGATACTGTACAAACATTCTTTCTCTCACCTAACAAAAGTAATGGTGGGCTTATCTGGGGTATGGGACCAGTATTTCTTTTACCAACAGCTACAGATGAACTTTTAGGTGGAGAAAAATGGGGTGTTGGACCATCTGCTGTTTTGATACAGCAAGAGGGATCATACAACTTGGTCCTCCTTGCAAACTACATCAAATCTTTTGCAGGGGATAAAAACCGTACAGATATCTCTTCGGCTTTTGTTAATCCTGTAGTTTCAAAAAACATCCCTGGAGGATGGACTCTCGGAGTACAGCTCGAGCACACTTTTGATCTTAAAAATGAAGAGGATACAGGTGTTGGTTCAGCTTTTATCTCTAAAGTGACACAAATAAATGGACAAACGCTAAGCTTCTCTTTAGTGCCAAAATACTGGTATGAAACAACGGATAACTCTGCTAAAGGGTTTGGTTTGCGAGGAAGTATAGTATTTATTTTTTAG
- a CDS encoding CCA tRNA nucleotidyltransferase, translating into MKKVQYPTILDQIFEKLSSYGIKPVIIGGFIRDSLLQIDSKDIDIELYDVDNIDHLEMILSPFGNINEVGKSFSVIKLNIDELDLDFSLPRIDSKIAKGHKGFKITTDSHLDFKTATSRRDFTINAIGYDVITNKLLDPFGGIEDLQNKQLRAVDLDKFGEDPLRVLRAIQFASRFDLAIDQELLLLCQKMIRNDQLLYLSKERIVAEIEKLLLKSTKPSSGFLLMKEMGLFQIFQEFHNLSEDDFHNTLSLLDRYKILEHQVRKKEAFITMLTLLTSKFSSDDRSSFLDRLTNDKEILHKIFNVHNFLQSPSYTLAMRLDRELLSDYLQTIEMKNFKDLIDNIEPRIKGKDLIAQGLQPSVEFAKILEEKYQQQIGRFLF; encoded by the coding sequence ATGAAAAAAGTTCAATATCCTACAATTTTAGATCAAATCTTTGAAAAACTGAGCAGTTACGGTATTAAACCTGTCATCATCGGTGGTTTTATACGGGATTCTTTACTGCAAATCGATTCCAAAGATATAGATATCGAACTTTATGACGTAGATAATATTGACCATTTAGAGATGATCCTCTCACCTTTTGGAAATATAAATGAGGTCGGGAAATCGTTTAGCGTTATAAAACTCAACATAGACGAACTTGATCTAGATTTCTCTCTCCCTAGAATTGACAGCAAGATAGCTAAAGGTCATAAGGGCTTTAAAATAACTACAGACTCCCATCTAGATTTTAAAACAGCAACAAGCAGACGTGATTTTACGATCAATGCGATCGGTTACGATGTTATAACAAACAAACTGCTTGATCCATTTGGAGGGATAGAAGATCTGCAAAACAAACAACTAAGAGCCGTCGATCTAGATAAATTTGGAGAGGATCCGCTGCGTGTACTTCGAGCTATACAGTTTGCTTCACGTTTTGATCTGGCCATAGATCAGGAACTACTGCTTCTGTGTCAAAAAATGATCCGAAACGATCAGCTTCTCTATCTCTCAAAAGAGCGGATCGTTGCAGAGATAGAAAAACTGCTTTTAAAATCTACAAAACCCTCCAGCGGTTTTCTTTTAATGAAAGAGATGGGGTTATTTCAAATTTTTCAAGAGTTTCACAATCTTTCAGAGGATGATTTTCATAACACTCTCTCTTTATTGGACAGATATAAAATACTCGAGCATCAAGTTAGAAAAAAAGAGGCTTTTATAACAATGCTAACGCTGCTGACATCAAAGTTTAGCTCTGATGATCGCAGCTCTTTTTTAGATCGTCTTACAAACGACAAAGAGATACTGCATAAGATATTTAATGTTCACAACTTTTTACAATCACCGAGTTATACTTTGGCTATGAGGCTGGATAGAGAATTATTAAGTGATTATCTCCAAACCATAGAGATGAAAAACTTTAAAGATCTCATAGACAATATAGAACCGAGAATAAAAGGGAAAGATTTAATAGCGCAAGGTTTGCAGCCTTCTGTAGAGTTTGCAAAAATTTTGGAAGAAAAATACCAACAACAAATTGGTCGGTTTTTATTTTAA
- a CDS encoding HDOD domain-containing protein: protein MPEKHNFSQEIYDVFLDQLSDEAVDIQNCIDLLDEEKEYVDSINRLFRIFHSLKANSGYFHLHELEKLAAKVESVLNGLRDVAPPLSKSVHNWFKDIFVQYLKWEDELQSGVETLSTIDQELLDEVQICEAIDVDPLLLLKSYRLYYFHDKKQTPEKLISFLQHYTKEVVVSSDMEEFHELIKNKPGELCVIDTKSQSAEIVRFLYKYAPRTALIVLLNKMDTTTRKKLMIKGIHHILSYPIRPNELKRELITVTESHFGERKFVIANKEIENFVLELQAFPNSIRRIRDICNSDEASIKDLVQAVKQDPVIAAMVMQEVKNPLYNLPEIKTIDKAVSLLGKKYLNAIVLKQVHKNFDFSDLEIYNFSFKQFSDVATKRYLLMLKWYSKVSIAALETLSTAAILGNLGQLLIAKEVKRSGKEKGFKTLLENYSIEYAEQKVVHTTTARVSSNILSFWNLDRDIVDSVRFSDNPKYAPVEVYDLALANYVVFHLVGLDGKISPTISKKIRQLLLDQGLNVETLQNALNSVIELSQG from the coding sequence TTGCCCGAAAAGCATAACTTTAGTCAAGAGATTTATGATGTATTTTTAGATCAGCTTAGCGATGAGGCTGTAGATATCCAAAACTGCATCGATCTACTAGATGAAGAGAAAGAGTATGTAGATTCTATTAACAGGCTATTTAGAATTTTTCACAGTCTCAAAGCGAACAGCGGTTATTTTCATCTTCATGAACTTGAAAAGCTAGCGGCTAAAGTAGAGAGTGTATTAAATGGATTGCGAGATGTCGCACCACCGCTTTCTAAAAGTGTTCACAACTGGTTTAAAGACATTTTTGTACAGTATCTTAAATGGGAAGATGAGTTACAAAGCGGTGTAGAAACGCTCAGTACAATCGATCAAGAGCTTTTAGACGAGGTACAGATCTGTGAGGCGATCGATGTAGATCCGCTCCTACTTTTAAAAAGCTACAGACTTTACTATTTTCACGATAAAAAGCAGACTCCTGAGAAACTTATCTCTTTTTTACAACACTACACAAAAGAGGTTGTAGTGAGTAGTGACATGGAGGAGTTTCATGAACTTATTAAAAACAAACCCGGAGAACTTTGTGTTATAGACACGAAAAGTCAATCTGCCGAGATTGTCAGATTCCTCTATAAGTATGCCCCTAGAACTGCTTTGATAGTATTGTTAAACAAAATGGATACAACTACCCGTAAAAAGTTGATGATTAAAGGTATTCATCATATTTTGAGTTATCCTATCCGCCCTAATGAATTAAAGCGTGAATTGATTACGGTAACAGAGTCTCATTTTGGTGAAAGAAAGTTTGTTATAGCTAACAAAGAGATTGAAAACTTTGTTCTTGAGCTTCAGGCCTTTCCAAACTCTATTCGTCGTATACGAGATATTTGCAATAGCGATGAAGCCTCGATCAAAGATCTTGTACAGGCTGTGAAGCAAGACCCCGTGATCGCAGCTATGGTGATGCAGGAGGTTAAAAATCCTCTCTACAATCTGCCAGAGATTAAAACCATAGATAAAGCGGTCTCTCTGCTTGGAAAAAAATATCTCAATGCTATTGTTTTAAAACAGGTGCATAAAAACTTTGACTTTAGTGATTTGGAGATATACAACTTTTCATTTAAACAGTTTTCGGATGTAGCGACAAAACGTTACCTTTTGATGTTGAAATGGTATTCTAAAGTTTCAATAGCAGCTTTAGAAACACTCTCAACAGCTGCAATTCTTGGTAATTTAGGGCAATTATTGATTGCTAAAGAGGTGAAGAGAAGCGGGAAAGAAAAAGGTTTTAAAACACTCTTGGAAAACTACTCGATAGAGTATGCCGAACAAAAAGTGGTGCACACTACAACTGCACGCGTAAGCAGTAATATTTTAAGTTTTTGGAATCTGGACAGAGATATTGTTGATTCGGTACGATTTAGCGATAATCCAAAATATGCTCCTGTTGAAGTGTACGACCTTGCTTTAGCAAATTATGTTGTATTTCATCTTGTCGGGCTTGACGGGAAGATAAGTCCTACAATCTCAAAAAAGATACGACAACTTCTTCTTGATCAGGGGCTTAATGTAGAAACACTCCAAAATGCCCTTAACTCCGTGATCGAACTGTCACAAGGATAA
- a CDS encoding FAD-dependent thymidylate synthase yields MEEIYGIRYTRPEVVLLQDTGIGVAETAARTCYDSFENSENDVIKSIRNILPDESMTNELNSIDESQLLDDLAWTYFHHSILEHANLSYLVRGTSRGVLQEHARHRLQAISVRSTRYTMSSIINAFVASLQGGGKEFFIQKILSFDMFVTADEDYNALEISGMYEKLLYQSKKVEDFYAISVAKSSLGFLEEFAGDSQKVYEALEAGKKKRNVGDAFKHIISDNVKVDMVVTFNLRSLKNYFALRDSGAAYFQIRWLAEAMKAATPKKYLDLIVKNK; encoded by the coding sequence ATGGAAGAGATTTACGGCATAAGATACACAAGACCTGAGGTAGTACTTCTACAAGATACAGGTATAGGTGTTGCAGAAACAGCTGCACGTACATGTTATGATAGCTTTGAAAACAGTGAAAATGATGTTATTAAATCTATCCGTAACATTTTGCCCGATGAGTCTATGACAAATGAATTAAACAGTATAGACGAATCGCAACTCTTAGACGATCTTGCATGGACCTACTTTCACCACTCTATCTTAGAACATGCAAACCTTTCATACTTAGTTAGAGGAACGAGTCGTGGTGTTTTACAAGAGCATGCACGTCACAGACTTCAAGCGATCAGTGTGAGAAGTACACGCTACACGATGAGTAGTATTATCAATGCATTTGTAGCCTCTCTTCAAGGTGGCGGCAAAGAGTTTTTTATACAAAAAATACTCTCTTTCGATATGTTTGTAACGGCAGATGAGGATTATAACGCTTTAGAGATCTCGGGAATGTATGAGAAGCTTCTGTACCAATCAAAAAAAGTGGAAGATTTTTATGCTATTTCGGTTGCTAAAAGCTCTTTAGGGTTTTTAGAGGAGTTTGCAGGTGATTCACAAAAAGTTTATGAAGCACTTGAAGCTGGAAAGAAAAAGCGTAACGTGGGTGATGCATTTAAGCATATCATCTCAGACAATGTAAAAGTTGATATGGTGGTAACATTTAATCTTAGAAGTTTGAAAAATTATTTTGCTCTAAGAGACAGTGGTGCTGCGTATTTTCAGATCAGATGGTTGGCTGAGGCGATGAAAGCTGCTACTCCAAAGAAATATCTTGATCTTATCGTGAAAAACAAATAG
- a CDS encoding ribonucleotide-diphosphate reductase subunit beta, protein MDRKKIYNPESKENVNDRKIFGGNPTGIFELNNIKYQWAYNLWEMMLNNTWFPKEVDMTKDVNDYKNLTSSEKTAYDRALSQLIFMDSLQTNNLIDNINPYVTSPEINLILVRQSFEEALHSQSYAVMVDSISTNSVEIYELWRRDMMLKHKNDAIASVYQELAKNPSETNFVKACFANQILEGIYFYSGFTYIYTLARSGKMLGSAQMIRFIQRDEVTHLVLFQNLINTLRKERPDLFTEQLKAEVINMFKQAVELEVQWGQYITQGQILGLTDAIVEQYIKYLADDRLTSVGFEKIYNVENPIKWVNDFAKFNDQKTNFFEGNVTNYSKGSLTFDDDF, encoded by the coding sequence ATGGACAGAAAAAAGATATATAATCCAGAATCAAAAGAGAATGTCAACGATAGAAAAATCTTTGGCGGTAATCCAACAGGAATTTTTGAGCTAAATAACATTAAATATCAATGGGCATATAACCTTTGGGAGATGATGTTAAACAACACATGGTTCCCTAAAGAAGTGGATATGACTAAAGATGTGAATGATTATAAAAATCTTACATCCTCAGAAAAAACTGCATACGACAGAGCGCTTTCACAGCTTATTTTTATGGATTCATTACAAACAAATAACCTTATTGATAATATCAATCCATATGTAACATCACCTGAGATCAACCTCATTTTAGTACGTCAATCTTTTGAAGAGGCTCTGCACTCACAAAGTTATGCCGTTATGGTTGATTCTATCTCTACAAACTCTGTTGAGATCTATGAACTATGGCGTAGAGATATGATGTTAAAACATAAAAATGATGCAATTGCGAGTGTATACCAAGAGCTTGCAAAAAATCCTAGCGAGACAAACTTTGTAAAAGCGTGTTTTGCAAACCAGATCTTAGAGGGTATCTATTTCTATAGCGGATTTACATATATCTATACGTTAGCACGTTCAGGAAAGATGTTAGGTTCAGCGCAGATGATCCGTTTTATTCAACGTGACGAAGTGACACACCTGGTACTTTTCCAAAACCTTATCAACACTCTTAGAAAAGAGCGTCCCGATCTTTTTACAGAGCAGTTAAAAGCGGAAGTTATCAATATGTTTAAACAAGCCGTAGAGCTCGAAGTACAATGGGGTCAGTATATTACTCAAGGACAGATTCTTGGTCTTACGGATGCTATTGTTGAGCAATATATCAAATATCTTGCTGATGACAGATTAACATCGGTTGGATTTGAAAAAATTTATAATGTTGAAAACCCGATCAAATGGGTAAATGACTTTGCAAAATTTAACGATCAAAAAACAAACTTCTTTGAAGGTAATGTGACAAACTATTCAAAAGGTAGTTTGACATTTGACGACGACTTTTAA
- the queF gene encoding preQ(1) synthase, producing MKYGEKEIREFDVEKDMEIWPNENKKEYLIKVTLPEFMALCPRSGYPDFATIYIEYTPDEYVVELKALKLYINSFMGRYISHENSANEIYDVIYNKIKPKYLKLTADFKPRGNVHTVIEIDSSKITKE from the coding sequence ATGAAGTACGGTGAAAAAGAGATACGTGAGTTTGATGTAGAAAAAGATATGGAGATCTGGCCAAACGAAAATAAAAAAGAGTATCTTATAAAAGTTACTTTACCTGAGTTTATGGCACTTTGTCCAAGAAGCGGATATCCGGATTTCGCAACAATTTACATTGAATATACACCTGATGAGTATGTGGTTGAGTTAAAAGCGTTAAAACTCTACATAAACTCGTTTATGGGACGATATATCTCACACGAAAATTCTGCAAATGAGATCTATGATGTTATCTATAACAAGATCAAGCCAAAATACCTCAAACTGACTGCAGACTTTAAGCCTAGAGGGAATGTCCATACGGTCATTGAGATAGACAGCTCTAAAATAACAAAGGAGTGA
- the typA gene encoding translational GTPase TypA: MQKIRNIAVIAHVDHGKTTLVDGLLEQSGTFGTHEQHDERAMDSNALEKERGITILSKNTAIRYKDHKINIIDTPGHADFGGEVERVLKMVDGVLVLVDAYEGVMPQTKFVVKKMLALGKKPIVVINKIDKPSAEPERVVDEMFDLFSDMDATDDQLDFPIIYAAARDGIAKLDMEEPDGNFECVFETIVKEIPEPEGSAENPFQAQVFTLDYDNYVGKIGISRIFNGTVNKGDQVALAKADGEIVKGRITKLIGFHGLNRMEIEQAEAGDIVAFAGMETVDVGDTVCDPVNPVALDPMHIEEPTLTVVFAVNDSPLAGQEGKHVTSNKIKDRLEAEMRTNVAMKLEVVGEGKFKVSGRGELQITVLAENMRREGYEFSISRPEVIVKEIEGVKCEPFEHLVIDVPEDLSGTVIERLGKRKAEMKSMVPMGQGFQRIEFEIPARALIGFRGQFLTDTKGEGVMNHSFLEFRPYSGSVESRSYGALISMENGEALAYSLFNLQDRGVLFIGPQTKVYEGMIVGEHARNNDLVVNAIKGKAQSNVRSSGADEAIKLVPPRDMSLERALEWIEDDELLEVTPENLRIRKRFLTEAERRRESRKTK, translated from the coding sequence ATGCAAAAGATTAGAAATATTGCAGTTATTGCACACGTTGACCACGGTAAAACTACTTTGGTTGATGGTTTACTAGAGCAATCTGGTACATTCGGTACTCATGAACAACATGATGAAAGAGCGATGGATAGCAACGCTTTAGAAAAAGAGCGTGGTATTACGATTCTTTCTAAAAATACAGCTATCAGATATAAAGACCATAAAATTAACATTATCGATACTCCGGGCCACGCCGACTTTGGTGGTGAGGTTGAGCGTGTACTTAAAATGGTTGATGGTGTTTTAGTACTTGTTGATGCATACGAAGGTGTTATGCCGCAAACAAAATTCGTTGTTAAGAAAATGTTAGCACTTGGTAAAAAACCAATTGTTGTAATTAACAAAATTGACAAACCTTCAGCTGAGCCTGAGCGTGTTGTTGATGAGATGTTTGACCTTTTCTCAGATATGGATGCAACTGATGATCAATTAGATTTCCCAATTATCTATGCTGCAGCTCGTGATGGAATTGCTAAACTTGATATGGAAGAGCCAGATGGTAACTTCGAGTGTGTTTTTGAAACTATCGTAAAAGAAATCCCTGAGCCAGAAGGTAGTGCAGAAAACCCTTTCCAAGCACAAGTATTTACACTTGACTATGATAACTATGTTGGTAAGATCGGTATCAGCCGTATCTTCAACGGTACAGTTAACAAAGGTGATCAAGTAGCTCTTGCAAAAGCTGACGGTGAGATCGTAAAAGGAAGAATTACTAAACTTATCGGTTTCCACGGACTTAACCGTATGGAGATTGAACAAGCTGAAGCTGGTGATATCGTAGCATTCGCTGGTATGGAAACAGTTGACGTTGGTGATACTGTTTGTGACCCTGTTAATCCGGTAGCACTTGATCCTATGCACATCGAAGAGCCGACACTTACTGTTGTATTTGCAGTAAATGATTCTCCGCTTGCAGGTCAAGAAGGTAAACACGTTACTTCAAACAAGATCAAAGACAGACTAGAAGCTGAGATGCGTACAAACGTTGCTATGAAGCTTGAAGTTGTTGGTGAGGGTAAATTTAAAGTAAGTGGACGTGGTGAGCTACAGATTACTGTTCTTGCTGAAAACATGAGACGTGAAGGTTATGAGTTTAGTATCTCTCGTCCGGAAGTTATCGTTAAAGAGATCGAAGGTGTTAAATGTGAGCCGTTTGAGCACCTAGTAATCGACGTTCCTGAAGATCTTTCTGGTACTGTAATTGAAAGACTTGGTAAACGTAAAGCTGAGATGAAATCTATGGTTCCAATGGGACAAGGTTTCCAAAGAATCGAGTTTGAAATTCCTGCTCGTGCACTAATCGGTTTCCGTGGACAATTCTTAACAGATACAAAAGGTGAGGGTGTAATGAACCACTCTTTCTTAGAGTTCCGTCCATATTCTGGAAGCGTTGAGTCTCGTTCATACGGTGCACTTATCTCTATGGAAAACGGTGAAGCGTTAGCGTATTCATTATTCAATCTACAAGATAGAGGTGTTCTATTTATCGGGCCACAAACAAAAGTATATGAAGGTATGATTGTTGGAGAGCATGCAAGAAACAACGACTTAGTTGTTAATGCGATCAAAGGTAAAGCACAATCAAACGTTCGTTCATCTGGTGCTGATGAAGCTATTAAACTTGTTCCACCACGTGATATGTCACTAGAGCGTGCATTAGAGTGGATCGAAGATGATGAACTACTTGAAGTAACTCCGGAGAATCTCCGTATCCGTAAAAGATTCTTAACAGAAGCGGAACGTCGTAGAGAGTCTAGAAAGACTAAATAA
- a CDS encoding PhnA domain-containing protein, with protein MARSEVCELCGSSEGVELIELPVSDGSEEQSIYVCSTCKSQIESGELDETHFNCLNDSMWSETPAVKVMSYILLNKLGRQDMVDMMYLEEDELKLAEQAISAEENKLVYKDCNGVELHAGDSIVIMKDLEVKGAGFTAKRGTTVTRIALAPNDPTHIEGRVNGTKIFLKTEFIKKA; from the coding sequence ATGGCAAGAAGTGAAGTATGTGAATTATGTGGAAGTTCTGAAGGTGTAGAGTTAATCGAATTACCTGTAAGTGACGGGAGTGAAGAGCAAAGTATCTATGTTTGTTCTACATGTAAATCTCAAATTGAGAGCGGTGAGCTTGATGAGACACATTTTAACTGTCTAAACGACTCTATGTGGAGTGAAACACCGGCAGTAAAAGTGATGAGCTACATCCTACTAAACAAACTTGGTCGTCAAGATATGGTAGATATGATGTATCTTGAAGAGGATGAACTAAAATTAGCTGAACAAGCGATTAGTGCTGAAGAGAACAAACTTGTTTATAAAGATTGTAACGGTGTTGAACTTCATGCAGGTGACAGCATTGTTATTATGAAAGATTTAGAGGTTAAAGGTGCTGGATTTACTGCAAAACGCGGTACTACGGTTACTAGAATTGCACTTGCTCCAAACGATCCGACACATATTGAAGGTCGTGTAAACGGAACAAAAATCTTCTTAAAAACAGAGTTTATTAAAAAAGCGTAG
- a CDS encoding deoxyguanosinetriphosphate triphosphohydrolase family protein, whose amino-acid sequence MKLTDRFYKIDKDFRNPYARDRDRIIHSGSFRKLEYKTQVFLNHEGDFFRTRLTHSIEVSQIARSITSELGLNESLAEAIALAHDLGHTPFGHIGGDTLDECLKADGFTNGFEHNFQSFRVVTKLEKRYKAFDGLNLTFATLEGILKHSYPYRKSFIPSVVDKHFDLERHPTYEAMIVDRADEIAYISHDIDDGVHSGIISFEDLKESELVQDILAKVEAEGVGSENDEMFRYRFSSHMINHLVYSLLAYSEQRVEKREEFPIGYEKELETKIKKLKKLLFQKMYQHKDIVRKMYAGSQAIKGLYKGLMEEPKMLPKFYYEQLETRKKHRVIADYIAGLSDRYALDMYNEISGRF is encoded by the coding sequence ATGAAGCTTACAGACAGATTTTATAAGATCGACAAAGATTTTAGAAATCCTTATGCCAGAGACAGAGATAGAATTATCCACTCTGGCAGTTTTAGAAAACTCGAATACAAAACGCAGGTCTTTTTAAATCACGAAGGTGATTTTTTTAGAACGCGCCTCACACACTCGATCGAGGTCTCACAAATTGCCCGATCAATCACCTCAGAACTAGGTCTCAATGAATCTTTAGCAGAAGCGATAGCTCTGGCTCACGATCTCGGTCATACCCCTTTTGGCCACATCGGCGGGGATACTTTGGATGAGTGTTTAAAAGCAGACGGTTTTACAAATGGATTTGAGCATAACTTTCAAAGTTTTCGAGTCGTGACCAAGCTTGAAAAGCGTTATAAAGCTTTTGACGGGCTTAATCTTACCTTTGCCACTTTAGAGGGGATTTTAAAGCACTCTTATCCTTACAGAAAGTCGTTTATCCCTTCAGTGGTAGATAAACATTTCGATCTCGAACGTCATCCGACGTATGAAGCGATGATCGTGGATCGTGCCGATGAGATAGCCTACATCAGTCACGATATTGATGACGGAGTTCATTCTGGTATTATCTCTTTTGAGGATCTTAAAGAGAGTGAATTAGTGCAGGATATACTTGCAAAGGTTGAAGCAGAAGGTGTGGGAAGTGAAAATGACGAGATGTTCCGTTATAGATTCAGCTCACACATGATCAACCATCTTGTTTATTCACTTCTTGCGTATTCAGAGCAACGAGTAGAAAAGAGAGAAGAGTTCCCTATAGGTTATGAAAAAGAGCTTGAAACGAAGATCAAAAAACTGAAGAAACTCCTGTTTCAAAAGATGTATCAACATAAAGATATCGTTCGTAAGATGTATGCAGGTTCTCAAGCAATCAAAGGGCTTTATAAAGGGCTTATGGAAGAGCCGAAAATGTTGCCGAAGTTTTATTACGAGCAATTAGAAACAAGAAAAAAACACCGTGTTATAGCTGATTATATTGCAGGATTGAGTGATCGTTATGCACTCGATATGTATAATGAAATTAGCGGAAGATTTTAA